Proteins encoded by one window of Mauremys mutica isolate MM-2020 ecotype Southern chromosome 25, ASM2049712v1, whole genome shotgun sequence:
- the LOC123356289 gene encoding retinol dehydrogenase 8-like: MAPKTVLITGCSSGIGLALAVKMARDKQKRFKVIATMRNLGKRGCLEAAAGITLNKTLEIRQLDVCDERSIISCINGIPNRHVDILINNAGVGMIGPIECQTIEEMKGVMETNFFGVVRMIKEVLPDMKRRRSGHIVVISSVMGLQGIMFNDIYTASKFAVEGFCESLVIQALKFNIFVSLIEPGPVVTEFETKVYEDAENADYSTTDPETADMFTNLYLKNSKAIFSSLGQTPNDIAEHTLRVITAAKPPFRHQTNAVYTPMTALKHADPTGALMTDTFYKMVFKYDTLMHISLKAIKVIRWQARKMRQGVKMLGFR; encoded by the exons ATGGCTCCCAAGACGGTGCTGATAAcgggctgctcctctggcatcGGCTTGGCCTTGGCTGTGAAAATGGCCCGGGACAAACAGAAGCGGTTCAAAG TCATTGCCACCATGAGGAACCTGGGCAAGAGAGGGTGCTTGGAAGCGGCCGCCGGCATCACCCTCAACAAGACCCTGGAGATCAGACAGTTGGACGTGTGCGACGAGCGATCCATCATCAGCTGCATCAACGGCATCCCCAACCGGCACGTCGACATACTGA TTAACAACGCCGGGGTGGGGATGATTGGCCCCATCGAATGCCAGACCATCGAGGAGATGAAGGGTGTGATGGAGACCAACTTCTTTGGTGTGGTGAGGATGATCAAAGAGGTGCTGCCTGATATGAAGAGGAGACGGAGTGGGCACATTGTGGTTATCAGCAGTGTCATGGGCCTGCAAG GCATTATGTTCAATGACATCTACACAGCCTCCAAGTTTGCCGTGGAAGGATTCTGCGAAAGCCTCGTCATACAGGCGCTGAAGTTCAACATCTT TGTCAGCCTGATAGAGCCTGGCCCCGTGGTGACAGAGTTTGAGACCAAGGTCTATGAGGATGCAGAGAATGCAGATTACTCCACGACAGACCCTGAGACAGCAGACATGTTCACTAACCTCTACCTGAAGAACTCCAAGGCGATTTTCTCCAGCCTTGGGCAGACTCCCAATGACATAGCAGAG CACACTCTGAGGGTGATCACCGCCGCCAAGCCGCCCTTCCGCCACCAGACCAACGCCGTCTACACACCCATGACGGCCTTGAAACATGCCGACCCCACTGGAGCCCTGATGACCGACACCTTCTACAAGATGGTCTTCAAGTACGACACGCTCATGCACATCAGCCTGAAGGCCATCAAGGTGATCCGGTGGCAGGCCCGGAAGATGAGGCAGGGGGTGAAGATGCTTGGCTTCAGATAG